One window of the Acaryochloris sp. CCMEE 5410 genome contains the following:
- a CDS encoding right-handed parallel beta-helix repeat-containing protein, which translates to MKSRGTLQSISRLPQISSGTAIAWASLTSLIAASGLLSTAQAQPLRATPAPVQVTVNSPLDGEIEADEVVTLREAIAITNGVLNKGDLSEAERAQISPSKDHSRIDFDLPSDNTTIRLQTLLPTITNPGLMIDGTSQTGYALVDGDASAPAPVVALTPAEDAEVFRGLTLAADRVHIRALSLYGFTSIHKTTATTPPADIFIAHRLLPSKRLKEDNPWVSYPYDDERDIPPQGIVIEDNWLGITPQGNAPDAARSAFGISIYNGIGTRILNNRIAQHDGSAVITSVRAEQTEIANNIIEQNGLAGMPDAIRLEGDIDGTKIHTNQIQQNAGSAVYLFKPEGSVMVEKNLIADNGQRFRRAAILLMGDNHHVVNNTIQNQPGPGVVITSYPTSKRNFILDNRFANLDGLSIDLIARENRFLDRFSRISINRVDLGDRSSTRVQDYQVGDGPNPLRNSDQRKRDTANRGLNTPQFLSSEFYLMDGAVNLDGEADPGAEIVLYKVMEEGKQGPLNEPVTMVKSDEEGRFAITLTDAKPGDRFSAIAIHPDSGTSEPARNIIILELK; encoded by the coding sequence ATGAAATCTCGCGGCACGCTCCAATCCATTTCCCGCCTTCCCCAGATCTCTTCTGGAACGGCTATTGCCTGGGCTTCCTTAACCTCTTTAATCGCTGCATCAGGACTCCTCAGTACGGCCCAAGCACAGCCCCTTCGGGCAACTCCTGCCCCCGTACAAGTTACGGTCAATAGTCCGCTGGATGGCGAAATTGAGGCCGATGAAGTCGTCACGCTCCGAGAAGCGATCGCAATTACCAACGGCGTACTCAATAAGGGCGACCTCAGCGAAGCCGAACGGGCTCAAATCAGTCCCAGCAAGGATCATAGTCGGATTGATTTTGACTTACCCAGCGACAACACCACGATTCGATTGCAGACCCTGCTGCCCACCATCACCAACCCCGGTCTAATGATTGATGGCACCAGCCAAACGGGGTATGCCCTCGTGGATGGTGACGCCAGTGCCCCAGCACCCGTCGTTGCCTTAACCCCAGCGGAAGATGCAGAGGTGTTTCGAGGATTAACCCTCGCTGCAGATCGGGTCCATATCAGAGCATTGAGTCTTTATGGATTTACTTCCATCCACAAAACAACCGCCACAACCCCACCCGCAGATATTTTTATTGCCCATCGGCTGCTCCCTTCCAAGCGTCTCAAGGAAGATAATCCCTGGGTGTCTTATCCCTATGATGATGAGCGGGATATTCCCCCCCAAGGGATTGTGATTGAGGATAACTGGTTGGGCATTACCCCCCAGGGGAACGCTCCTGACGCCGCTCGATCGGCCTTTGGCATATCCATTTACAACGGCATTGGCACACGCATTCTCAACAACCGGATTGCTCAACATGATGGTAGCGCGGTAATTACCAGCGTCCGCGCCGAACAAACGGAAATTGCCAATAACATCATTGAACAGAATGGCTTGGCTGGGATGCCCGACGCCATCCGCTTAGAAGGCGATATTGATGGCACCAAGATCCATACCAATCAGATTCAACAGAATGCTGGCAGCGCTGTTTACCTCTTCAAGCCTGAAGGCTCAGTCATGGTGGAGAAAAACCTGATTGCCGACAATGGCCAACGATTCCGTCGGGCTGCCATTTTGCTGATGGGGGACAATCACCATGTCGTCAACAACACCATCCAAAACCAGCCCGGTCCGGGGGTGGTGATCACGTCTTATCCCACGAGCAAGCGCAACTTTATCCTCGACAATCGATTTGCCAATCTTGACGGCCTCAGCATCGATTTGATTGCTCGCGAAAACCGTTTTCTTGACCGCTTCTCCCGCATCTCTATCAACCGCGTGGACTTAGGGGATCGATCCAGTACTAGAGTGCAAGACTACCAAGTAGGGGATGGTCCTAATCCCTTACGCAATTCAGACCAACGCAAGCGCGATACCGCCAACCGAGGCTTGAATACGCCTCAGTTTCTCAGCTCCGAATTTTACTTAATGGACGGGGCGGTCAACCTGGATGGGGAAGCCGATCCAGGGGCTGAAATTGTGCTGTACAAGGTGATGGAAGAGGGTAAGCAAGGTCCTCTGAATGAGCCAGTGACCATGGTCAAATCCGATGAAGAGGGGCGGTTCGCCATCACTCTCACGGATGCCAAACCCGGCGATCGGTTCAGTGCGATCGCAATTCATCCTGACTCCGGTACCTCAGAACCTGCTCGCAATATCATCATCTTAGAACTCAAATAA